A genomic segment from Asterias amurensis chromosome 6, ASM3211899v1 encodes:
- the LOC139939196 gene encoding TLC domain-containing protein 2-like, which produces MFQWYVPIVVCSAAGYRCFNSALDVVPIPAPPGKYSGKERHRWRNAITSIFNSALMSVITLYCWFSHPQIWTDPIGYNSVVADAGLAVMSGYVLYDTYDILMYTDLSKVFAIITHHVTVAVATFMVSYETIGIGVLYIGLLAEVHAIFLHSRQLLIMYGISKSSTLYSVHKSINLVTFVVLRLVPFLFALYCFCTMINRNFFALYYILPCSTAVVCTLNFVLLWRLLRSDFLVTNGKDGNILED; this is translated from the exons ATGTTTCAGTGGTATGTACCAATCGTTGTCTGCTCTGCCGCCGGATATCGGTGTTTCAACTCGGCGTTGGATGTGGTACCGATACCCGCACCTCCGGGGAAGTATTCGGGGAAAGAACGGCACAGATGGAGGAATGCCATCACATCAATATTCAACTCTGCATTGATGTCTGTAATCACACTGTACTG TTGGTTTAGCCATCCACAAATATGGACGGACCCAATTGGTTATAACTCGGTTGTTGCTGACGCTGGCTTGGCTGTAATGTCTG GGTATGTGTTGTACGATACATACGACATTCTGATGTACACTGATCTATCCAAGGTGTTTGCAATTATTACACATCACGTTACT GTTGCTGTTGCAACATTTATGGTGAGCTACGAAACAATAGGGATCGGCGTTTTATACATCGGCCTCTTGGCTGAAGTACACGCTATCTTCCTTCACTCACGTCAGCTCCTCATCATGTATGGTATCTCAAAGAGCTCCACTCTGTATAGCGTCCATAAATCCATAAACCTCGTCACGTTTGTGGTGTTACGTCTCGTGCCGTTTCTGTTCGCTTTGTACTGTTTTTGCACGATGATAAATCGCAACTTCTTCGCACTGTATTATATTCTACCGTGTTCTACGGCGGTGGTGTGTACGCTTAACTTCGTGTTGCTGTGGCGGCTACTCCGCAGCGATTTCTTAGTTACGAACGGCAAAGACGGAAACATTCTTGAAGactga
- the LOC139938689 gene encoding TLC domain-containing protein 2-like, with product MFQWYVPIVVGSAAGYRCLNSALDVLPIPAPPGKYSGKERHRWRNAITSLFNSALMSVIVLYCLFSHPQIWTDPIGYYSVVADAGFAVMSGYVLYDTYDILMYTDLSKVFAVITHHIIIAISLFMLSYETIGIGVLYIGLLTEVHAIFLHSRQLLIMYGISKSSTLYSVHKSTNLVTFVVLRLVPLLFALYCSCTMISRNFFALYYILPCFTAVMCMINFVLLWRLLRSDFLVTNGKDGNILED from the exons ATGTTTCAGTGGTATGTACCAATCGTTGTTGGCTCTGCCGCCGGCTATCGGTGTTTAAACTCGGCGTTGGATGTGCTACCGATACCCGCACCTCCCGGGAAGTATTCAGGGAAAGAACGGCACAGATGGAGGAATGCCATCACGTCGTTATTCAACTCTGCACTGATGTCTGTAATCGTATTGTACTG TTTGTTTAGCCATCCACAGATATGGACGGACCCAATCGGTTATTACTCGGTTGTTGCTGACGCTGGTTTTGCTGTAATGTCTG GGTATGTGTTGTACGATACCTACGACATTCTGATGTACACTGATCTATCCAAGGTGTTTGCAGTTATTACACATCACATTATT ATTGCTATTTCACTGTTTATGTTGAGCTACGAGACAATAGGTATTGGCGTTTTATACATCGGCCTCTTGACTGAAGTACACGCTATCTTCCTTCACTCACGTCAGCTCCTCATCATGTACGGTATCTCCAAAAGCTCCACTCTGTACAGCGTCCATAAATCCACAAACCTCGTCACGTTTGTGGTGTTACGTCTCGTGCCGTTACTCTTCGCTCTGTACTGTTCCTGTACGATGATAAGTCGTAACTTCTTCGCATTGTATTATATTCTACCATGTTTTACGGCGGTGATGTGTATGATTAACTTCGTGTTGCTGTGGAGGCTACTCCGCAGCGATTTCTTAGTTACGAACGGCAAAGACGGAAACATTCTTGAAGACTGA
- the LOC139938592 gene encoding electron transfer flavoprotein beta subunit lysine methyltransferase-like: MTHHSHRYTSLMGKLLLYFRGKTNGVRCLHSSCSRHGRRKNMAVAPQNNNLVEDVYHGFHANQMSFVSALTSVKFRLNSQQPVFKAGCLHNHKRNGKSFAQIHYEKCSSDWSNINMMRRGMSTSSGSAEQFILDNSEISRDHLTPEIALHLMSPSSSGLWDASIEESSAVLMENGISDPFWAFYWPGGQTLTRYLLDHPAVVQGKRILDVGSGCGASAIASAKCGAKSVLANDIDPVAVQAIQLNATLNNVTIATTTSNLIGSLDNQWDVVFLGDMFYDREFTNIVVDWLKYLAANGADVLIGDPGRLYLQEHPITRLLTNVYKVDLSDSCKMENSGMTQGFVWKLCNSRVR; encoded by the exons ATGACACACCATAGCCATCGCTACACTTCACTGATGGGTAAACTACTGCTGTACTTTCGGGGGAAAACAAATGGCGTACGGTGTCTTCACTCATCATGCAGCAGGCATGGCAGGAGGAAGAACATGGCAGTGgcaccccaaaacaacaacttaGTCGAGGATGTTTATCATGGGTTTCATGCCAACCAAATGTCATTTGTGTCAGCTTTAACATCTGTAAAATTTAGGTTGAACAGCCAACAACCAGTGTTCAAAGCGGGATGTTTACACAATCACAAACGAAACGGAAAGTCATTTGCGCAAATTCATTATGAAAAATGCAGTTCAGACTGGAGTAACATAAACATGATGAGACGAGGAATGTCAACGAGCTCAGGCTCAGCTGAGCAGTTTATCCTCGACAACAGCGAGATCAGCAGAGATCATCTGACTCCGGAGATTGCGCTGCATCTGATGTCACCCTCTTCAAGTGGTCTTTGGGATGCCTCCATCGAAGAAAGTTCTGCTGTCTTAATGGAAAACGGGATATCGGATCCATTCTGGGCTTTCTACTGGCCAGGAGGGCAGACCCTGACAAG GTATCTTCTTGACCATCCAGCTGTTGTTCAAGGCAAACGTATCTTAGATGTTGGTAGCGGGTGTGGTGCGAGTGCCATCGCTTCGGCCAAGTGTGGCGCCAAATCAGTCCTAGCCAATGACATTGATCCAG TTGCAGTACAAGCTATCCAACTAAACGCCACTCTGAACAACGTCACCATAGCAACAACAACGAGTAACCTAATTGGCAGCTTGGACAACCAATGGGATGTCGTGTTCCTTGGGGACATGTTTTATGACCGAGAGTTCACCAACATTGTTGTTGATTGGTTGAAATATCTAGCAGCCAATGGTGCAGACGTTTTGATTGGTGATCCAGGCAGGTTGTACCTGCAGGAACATCCAATCACAAGGCTCCTTACAAATGTATATAAAGTGGATTTATCGGACAGCTGCAAGATGGAGAACAGTGGAATGACGCAGGGCTTTGTTTGGAAGTTATGTAATTCTAGGGTTAGGTGA